Genomic window (Alnus glutinosa chromosome 9, dhAlnGlut1.1, whole genome shotgun sequence):
TGGATTCCAGTTTTACATTTATAGTATCACCCCAAAACTACCTTTGATAGTACAGGGTCAGGATATGAAACAGAGATGTTCAACAAATTGTGCCCCTCTGTTTTTCTCATTGGGGGAAGAACTGCTTttccaacataaaatacaaCAATTCAAACCTGACAATCAAATCAACAAATTTCAACAGACAGAAAAATCATTGGTATATTACCATAGGAGGAATGTTGAACTTGCCAGAAATGAAGGGTATTTCCGACGGCTTCTCAACCACATCTCGATAAAAATCATATTCTGCCTCATAGTCATGCAGCCCAAGCTCTCCTTTCTGATTGGTATGATAGTGATGCTTAGCCGAAGCCGATTTCCCAAACCCAAAAAGACTAACTTTATCACAAACCCCCAGAGCCAGCATCACAGCCTGCATACCAGAAGAATAATGGAAATTAGCCCCATCGTGAGCACGCCCCCATTCTTCCAAGGACTTCCCCGTCTCCTCGGCAAAGCGTTTCAAGGAGTAATACTTGACAATCCTCGCACACAACACATCAAACCGTGGATCAGTGACGAGCAGAGGCGCCTTGTGAGAGGAATTGCACATAGTATAGTCCAAGAAATGCACCGGCTGACAAACGTACATGATGATTGGCACATTGTCGCCGTATGGATGGCAAAAACAACCTTTCCTCCTCGTGCAAAGATGCAAAATGTTGCTATTTACAAACGAAACATTGGTCTTCCACCCCACATTGCGCTCGAATCCCCCTGTTCTTGCATTGTTCAATCTTATCACAACCTCGTGGCTGTCAATCAGCTCCCCATAATCACTCTTCAGGAGAATCCCACTGTTCCCCACAACCGCACACGACGAGTACGGTTTGTCCGAACCCACCAAACCGGTGTGCGTATCGATGGGATGCTTCAGTAGTCTTATCAACTCCGACATGATTTCCGGCTCGAAGACCGCTTTCTTTCGAGCCCATT
Coding sequences:
- the LOC133877963 gene encoding beta-1,6-galactosyltransferase GALT29A-like, with the translated sequence MSKVLESEDESDPRTFKIHTAHCLWPSLAKPVSRSGDFIAPMKRSVRPLFSILLLTVFTVTVSFRAVVRRGAGSGAFDFDLIHVLAQTTTTTPPPAPVFNSTLLRYAAIDMGEAKAKHEIEQLLDGNFGGQGRYRTFAAWRRFNHPEVRARSSKGIPLSLRSPQIYRYWLDFRRVLQEWARKKAVFEPEIMSELIRLLKHPIDTHTGLVGSDKPYSSCAVVGNSGILLKSDYGELIDSHEVVIRLNNARTGGFERNVGWKTNVSFVNSNILHLCTRRKGCFCHPYGDNVPIIMYVCQPVHFLDYTMCNSSHKAPLLVTDPRFDVLCARIVKYYSLKRFAEETGKSLEEWGRAHDGANFHYSSGMQAVMLALGVCDKVSLFGFGKSASAKHHYHTNQKGELGLHDYEAEYDFYRDVVEKPSEIPFISGKFNIPPMVIYQ